tctttaagaattgggtccctactTATGTCTGgcgtttttgtttttattaaacttctatttctctatctgttggttggctttactgtgagtgattgcattctgctcttccacaaggaggatATTGGCACGCAAAGTAGttatgttcagtgccaggaactactgtggcagtcggtggcgtaatgaaactggaggggccccctgcaaagaacatggagggcccgccctccagactcactcagggcaggtgctgtgcagagGGAGACCCATGGAAGAATGCTGCGGGCcttttacgccactggtggcagtgtgtgctttttgagaccaaaaaacgtttttttctttttgccagtgcttgttacaatggtgagggcctggcagctcccacaacaacaaagtgtttacaaaagccatgtcaaaacaacacacgcattgacaaaaccaaaagactaaccaaaaaaagaaagtctggctttgcctgtgcttgtttattttcatgcttccaataatcttgttgaaaatggtttcaCTGATTttacattaggaatattttttggaaatacaagcattcatcaccacattttactaaatgacgcttcaaagaaatagcacctaaaatttcatggtagCGTAATGTTTTGTTTCCTACTTGcatttgtttctgaacattttattttgaaaacaaataatcttcactcttgcttacaagctacttcaaacatttgcatataatcagagagcattctgggagcattgtaTTTAGCCTCATCATTAAACTTTTCAgacgtgtgcatttttttttttttttttttttttttttttttttactgaaaccactgtcggtagtgtagtgtgaccttaaaatgtttatttacagcactcaccccaataataaaggcttttcattaatgagccaaaaaatacaagtttgaacagggacacacatattacctcaattgCAGACACTTCCAGTCTctgcaaactggcagccaaagggtttgtgctgcagggggttgggcataCCTGGTCATGTCTCAGAGATCCCCAAGGCAGGCTTGATAGGAAAAGGTGCCATAGTTGACCTGCTCAGGCACCAGGATGGCCAGGGGTCAGTGTGGAGCTCTACCAGAAGAAAAGTTAGAATataactctgtcaccatgtccctaTGGGGATACCACTAGCCCTTGTGAAAGAAATTAAGACTTTGGCAAGCTTCCTGACTTCAATGTTCAGTCACGTACTGTTGACTGAAAATATACCAAAAAGCTGGAGATGGTCAGTTATTCATCCCATTTTTAAaggtgggctgctgcctccccaagTAATTATAGATTGATAGCCCTCTTAGTTGTGGACCTTAAATACTTTTCAACCTTCCTCCTACATGACCTCCAGCAGTGAGCACAGAGTCTAGAAGGCTGCAGATGAATTGGACAGTGTTCACTAAAAACAAGGGACTCTCTCTAATTTGATAGCCTTGGGCCTTATTTTGAGCAGGGTAAGTGACACCTGCAACCCGCTGTTTGTGTGATTTGTGGACTTATAAGGTGCCCTTTGTCCGTGTCCCCTGGGATAAGCTCTGGGCAACGTTTCATTCAGCACTGGGAAAATCAATTGAAACTTCTGAGAGCAATTCGGCTGGTATATGCAAGCACCTGGGTTAAGATCAaggtagggcagtggtctccaaactttttaatgccgtgccccccccccagttgaaaaataaaaatcattgggccccccttcataattttttataattattttataaagaaggcaatgcttaaatatgtctagacctatttaaacattgcagttaagtactgttaccttttttaaaaatgcaataactgcTTTTGCTTTAAACAAAGGCCTGTTAACCTTATGTGCTTAAATGCTTTTTTTGGCCAAAGTCTGGCGCCCCCCCGGGACCACTTGAGTCCCccttaggggggcccgccccccagtttgaagacctgtgAGGTAGGGGATGGGCATCGTCTGTCTTGAGAGGTTACTAGCTCTCTAGGCCTGAAGCAAGGATGTGTATTGGCACGACTATTGTACATCTCGGATATTCGAGCTGGCGTTGCATGCATCCAGTCTAGGTGGCCAACCATTGTGTAACATCTTATATGCTGATGATCTGCTTTTGTTAAGCAACACCCAGTAGGTATACAAAGACTGATTTCACAGGCTTGCTGAGTATTCAGTTAATAATCAACTGGAAATCGAACTTAAAAAGACCCAAGTCCTACCAATAAATCTCGATACAGGGGAGATGGTACTTCAATTGGTCCATGATTGGTGAAACAGCAACCTACACATACTTAGGGTTCAAATTAGACTCGAGGGCCTCCTTtgcagcaaaaaagaaaacaaaatagaataCAAATGCGCTAAATTTAGCTTTTTCCAATTTGAGAAAAGAATTGTGGAAGCATAATTTAAAAGCTCTGATTATGGTGATTAAAAGCAAGATTGATTCCCACCATATCTTTTTGAGGCGAGATATTGCTAGGGTAAGATGCTGACATCTTGGAGAAGCTTACATTACGAACATACAAACTGGTGTTTCAGCTACTAAAGTCTGCCTCCCCTGGACAATTAAGACCTGAACTTTCCCTAGTAAAACAATTCTTAGCAAGACAAAGAAGGGGCTTTTGTTCGATGTAGCCATTGTTTAAGGCGTGCCCCTGAAGCTACACTAGCACATCTCGTTTGGGTGGAAATCAGTTTCCAAAGAGGGAAAAGTCATTTTGCCAAGTCTCTTCAGAATAGTATTGAGAACTTTGGCCTCACAGAGTTACGGCAACTGAACACGAGTATGCATATTTTCAAGAAAGCCCTGAACTAAAGCATCCAGCCGAAATGTCGCCTGGAGGATAAAGTGACATTAGCAAAACGAACGCATGGGTGGCTGGTGCCAAATTCTTATGATATTTGCAAGGAACAGCCCTAATTTTAGGCACCATTCTCATTGACTATTAAAAGGGAACTTCTAAAATGGGGTTTTGGCCTTCTCCCCTTGTCAGATTTCACAACTAAATGACAGAAAAATGAGCAACCGGAAGACTCATGGTGTCGCCTGTCATCAGGCGaaggaaacatttttgcacatACTTTGTTTCTGCACCAATTTATTAGTGCATCGAAGGACTCTGTGACGAAAAGAGTATTTAACCCTCGGAATAATAACCTGTAGGTCGGTGGTCATATAGGCCCTTAATCTACAAAAGTTTATGTTGAAAATTCGACTGGTGCAGTTTCTAGCTATTTTTAATGACCGAGATAAAAGCACTGTAATTACTGTTAAGGTTGAGATAAGGGCACTTGCCAACCGGACCATCTTAGAAAGTCCCTACTAATATTCTTCAGGGGATGCTAGGGGGCTATATAAGAATTTTAGTCCCCTTTCCCAGTGTTCATAAACCAATTAAATTGGCAGGTTGTTAGAGGAAGGGCATAAACTAAAGCCCTTTTAGCTAGGGCTAGCCCCAACCGAATGTGTTCTGGAGTCATTTACCATGTCTTAGGGACACTGGGTAGCCCCTGTCTATAATTAACGTACTACTACGTTCCTTGATTTGTTGCATAAGATTTACCCCTCCTCCTGCGCATCTTAGCTACTATGGGAGAGTCTTGCCAACTAACTTCAGGCCTCTTCGTATTTAATTGCAAAGGACATTAATAATTGCTTGTCTATTGTATATAGCATGTCTGTTGGTTGCCTGCACAAGGCAGTTTGACAAGTCCGCACCTTGCAGCACGCGTGCTTGAGATGTAGGCCGCTTACATTCACTCGTGCATGTTCTACGTATTAGATAGGCTGCACAATATACCTTTTTGCTTGACAACTATGTGCTGAAAGTGTTCCAAACCTGTGATCGCCTGCACAGTGCACTTTTTAGTATGATCCACCTGCGTTCTCTAATGCTGAAACTGGTCTGATTTGTTGATTTTTAATCTGACTTGTAttgttgtttttggtactttaTATATTATGACTCTTTGAATTGTTTAcgttaatggtttttattaactaataaacagAACATTCTCAACACTGATCGCACTGTTTTATTCCTCCATATATGGCTTTAGATAATGCATCTATGCCATAATAAAGCCTGTACTCATGCACAGCATCCTACAGGAAAGGttgtgaagaaaaaaaagtttCCCCTCATTCGGGCAAATTTAGTTTACAATAGCAGCAAGCCCATCTTTGTGTGGTGTCAGTGTGTGCTATTCTTCTAAATCTCAAGGCAGTCTTCCTTTCCTTTATCTGGTGACTTTGATCATGCATGTGGAGAAACTGGTCTGTGTCTTTGGGGAGTTGTTAGAGGGACAGTATGAGACAAGTGTTGTCACCATGtgatatgatgttgtttcggtGGGTGCAATggggtcatgtaggcattgaacatAATCTGGATGAATGAGGATCCAACATCTGCAAGATGACCTTCTGAGATGAAGGTAgccagactgactgactgactgactggatgCGGCCTGTCGGGAAGCAGCAAATCCAGTGAAGTGCAGGATCTTGGATGCCGTCTTTGTGCAGTTGTTGGACAAGCATGGGATGGAAGACTGTCAAAGGTTGTGGGAGGAACTAGTCGGATGACCGCTGTAGTATCACCTCTATCCATGATCAtctagatgtcatctgtggcagcgatgagtgcagaCCTTGTACTGTGGTTTAGCCTGATTACAGATTGAATTGTTGTCATTGAGGTGTGCGGTTAGGCATTTGTTTATTTTCCATTACTTTTGGCCGGTTAGGATAGCAATGCGATGGGCCGGTAGTTGGCTACAGCCTTTCTGTTGCTGAGACTTTCTTTGGGGGTTGGAGGGGAGTACTGTGGCTTGTTTCCAGGGGTCTGGTAGGTGCTGGTGATGATTGAGACATTCAGGATCAGGgagatggcagtgctggtggagtaCAGTCTTTTGATGAAGACTTGTTGAGGGCAGGGTTATGAAAGTGATCCCCAGAGCTGCATAATTGTTGCATTTTTTTGAATTGTGATAATTAATGGACAAGGTGGTTAGAGTGGTTCTCTGGGTGTTGGTAGAGGTGATCAGGAGTGCTGCAAAGGTGGAAGGGTCTGGTTGGGGCTTGAATTTTTCACAGGTGTCAGTGATCTTGTTTCTAAAGATTAGGGACAATTAGGCACATAGGTCCTGAAAGAGGGTTATGCTGGTGAAGCTTGCTGCTGAAGAGGTGAAGCCTTGAATCCTTTCAGTATGGCGTAGATTTTCTGGGTACTGTTGGTGCTGCTTTTGATGCAGTCGTGGAGCACAGAGCGTTTGGTGGCTTTGATTTGCTGATGTTGGTGTCTGAGGGCAGATTTCTCAGTGCTCTTGTTGGTGTCATTCTAACTTTGTCTCCAGCTCTGTTCAAGTTGCatgcagttgtttttggtgagcCTGAGCTCTTCAGCGTATTAGCTTGCTTGTGCACTGGTTCTTGTGGCTTTGACTTTGAGAGGAATCAGTGTATCTGTGCACAGTGATCCAATGCATTGAATTTGAATCTTTTCTCAGTCCCATCATGAGGATATGATGAGGGTGTTTCTACGGTTGTGTGGAATGGGTATGTTGAAGTTGATAAAGGTGTGGTTGAACCAGGCGATCAGTGTGGGCTTGTCTACTGTGATTCTGGGGAAGTTTAGGTCCAGTAGTTGTCCGGCAACGTGTACGGGCCCTTCTCTCAGTGGATGAGTCCGAAGTAAGACTGCTTCTCGAAGAGGTTGGTTGCGTTGGGGTCGATATGGCCATCTAGATAGTGATGGAGACCATCAAGGAATATGAAGATGCTGGAGTCCAGGAtcgtgggggaggaggagggcctcaatGAAGCTGCTGAAAAGGGTGCATGGTCTGGTATTGCAGTAGACTAGGGTGCATTTGACGTTGATGAAGAGTTTGAAGGTCAAGTGATGCATGTTGCTAATGGAGCATTGGATGGATAATTTGAAGATGATAGCTCTGAGTCTGTTTGCCCTGTCTTGcgatttttaggtttcgcctgcacgccatgcttgccaaatcttttgtgaataaaaaaaataataggggCTAGGAACCTGCCcattaccattggcttagtccaacatCGCTCTAATTTGCATGCTTTTGATTGGCCAGCACGTTGTCTGCTTTTACTTCCTGCTCTCTGCTGCCTTGCCATCATGCCGTCGAGTGGATTCTGGACCAAGCGCTCCTTCCGGTCACTGCCATTCGCTAATGGCCAGTCTCCTTCCACTGGCTACTTCACTGAAGGTactatttttgacatttctgaATGAGCACCCGTTGCGAGTGAATCTGCAGGCCGATAACCATGATTTCCGTACATGTGCAGAGGCAGCATCTCCAGTGGAGAAAGCATCCTCTCTTTCTGCCACTATGTAAAGAATTCCTCTGCTGGTACATTTACTGGACAACTCTATTTCCAAATGCAGGTGCTATGTTTACATATTAGCCATAAACTGAATTCAGAGCCATAagggagtgcagtggattggggccTGAGAAGAGGGTATGTTCATAGGTTGTAAGATGCTGCTTCAAATGAACGACTAGCAATTCATCCTTCAAAGGATTGACATTGTGAACTCGACAGAGTTATGTAATACTAAGATGTTGCACTGTGTACCATGTCATGAAAGGTAGAAAGTGTGGGTATACAAGAAATGGTGATAAAATGCATTACATTCCACTCTTCAGAAACTGCCATGGCACATGAAGCAAACAGATAGAGGGTAAAACACGCCTCGACGGACATGGCTATGACAGTTTTAAAAGTTAAGCCAGAATCTGGTAAAGGAAAGTGCTAACTGGCCCATCGGCGTTTTTAGTCGCAGTGCTATTCCATGCAGACATGGCTGTGGGAAGTGACAGTGGATGTTGaatccccctgcccccccccccccttttttttttttttcttttttccaaagcTAAGGAATGTAAACTTGGTTCCGTGAAACATGGAACAGTCTAGCATATgtaaatggcttattaatatgcgCACGTCTAATATAAAAGGTTAATTTTGTTTACTTATCTAACCCCTTTTATTCTGCTTGGGCGGCATCTAAGTAAGAAGTTCCCTTCCTCTCCACCCTGTCAGTCCTAAATAAATAGAACAAATGAGTGAGAATCACAGCAAACCCATAGCGGATTGTACACGACCATGTGGCAAGGACCTTTTTCTGGAATACGTCTGCAGTTTAGTTGTCTAGGCACTACCCTTCTCAAAGGTGAAATGATTTGGAGGTCAGGAGAAACTAAATTTTTCTTGATCACCATGTGCAACCTGGCATTTTAATGGCAGGCATAATTCTCCTGATGTGAATCATCAGAGCTGGGCTCTTCAAATATCTGCCTGGTGCAACAGGGCCATGGCTCCGTCAtggaaaaattaggaaaatgtttcaATAACAGGGTGGGAGATTCAATCTGCATCACGAAAATaatgttaaaacaagcattgacaaagccagaaggTTTCACCAAGGTGAAACCTTTAGCTTTTTcaatgtgtggtttttttttttttttttgtactttttacacAACAGTTGTGCTGCTGTGGAACATGGCTTGAAGTAAATAAACTCCATGATGTAGTGGAAGGGCACAGAAGAGCTTGACTTTTATGTGCCGCGTGCAAGCTACGTGCATCAGCTGCGTGTTCACGTTGCGGCCTGCATTAAATTAAGACTGTTTAGGTGGGAAACCAGTGATTGTGACTTCCTGGGCAAATGGATAATTGAAAATCCAGTGTTTGTCACTCCCTTTTGCACatatttctttctccttttttgtatttctttctcttttcttctcagaTTTTCTCATTTTCCCTTTCCCACCCTTATATACTTCAGTTAGCTAGATTACATCATGGATGTTCGAAAGATGTATTTACGTATGATCTTTCCCTGGGATTAAGTTTACTGGTTTATATGCTCCTTCAAAACTATGCTAAGAAAAATACTCGCTCGTCTTACTATATTTACTGAACGCCTGCTTTACATATTATTTTCACTCCGGTTGTCTATCTACATGAAAGGATGGgcaataacattattttttttacttggtgGTGGTTGTTAATTATGAGAAAGTGCACTTGCAAAATGACTCTTTCCTAAGCTTGACAGAAACCTGTTTTATTCTTCAATACAGATGTGATGTTATTTACATTAGTTGTGTGAAGGAACAAGTGATAAATAATGGTTTCAAGTGTGAACACAAAATAATCATGCAGGAAATGTTAATTGTTAGGTACCAGGCAACATCATGTTAATGTTTTTCTGTGCTCAGATCTACAAAGTTCTACGCCTTTTCTTTGGTTTATGCAGTGCATTAATAAAGGTGTTGATGTTTGTAAatcacacacaatttaaaaatggacTAGTTTTCAAGTTTGAATAAAATCTGTTTCTGTCTTCTAGGATTTAAATAGGGGGCGAACTGAAATAAAACCAACACTGTTGACAGAAACGCCCTTGTTCTACGATGTCACGTACTGTATCCGGTTGGATTATTAACTCTGTGAGAAACTGTGTTACATTGCCAGGCAAAAGGCATTGGCATGCAAAATGCATCTCAAGCAAAAAACCAGTCCGGTGGAAAAGTACGTTTTACCGAGGTCCGTTCGTACCCTTTCTGGTGCAGTGTGCACCAGATAAAAATGTCTTACTGATTAAAAAATCATTCAGACATACCTCAGCAGAAGAGCAAATCAATTTGTCGTTTAGCCCATCTTACATAAATCACGTTCTACGAGCTAATGAGCTATCCCACAAAATTCCTGACTTTGATGGAAAGAATGCCAACTCAGTTCTTAAATTTGAGAGTAACCAGCTGGCTGCCAATACACCCAGTGAAGATCGTAGAAGTGCAGCAACGTGCTTGCAAACCAAAGGTCTCATGTTCGGTGTGTTTGATGGCCACGCTGGATTTGCATGTGCACAGTCAATTAGTGAACGACTGTTCTATTACATTGCTGTGTCTTTAATGTCCCAACACGTTTTAGAAGAGATTGAGTTTGCAATGGAACATATGAAGCCAGTCCTTCCAATTTTACAGTGGCACAAACACAGAAACGATTACCTTTACAGAGGACTAGCATCCCTCTACATAGACCATCTTCGAGTTTATTGGCAGGAGCTAATAGACCTGGACAATCAAGCTGGGCTTAGTGTGCAGGAAGCCTTGGCATTTGCGTTTAAGAGGCTTGATCAAGACATTTCATTGGAAGTGCAAGTTCCGTTTGAAAACGAAGCCTTAAGGAATCGAGCACTTCAGATTGCCTTTTCTGGGGCAACTGCATGTGTAGCTCACATTGACAATATTCATTTGCATGTTGCCAATGCTGGGGACTGCAGAGCTGTCT
This portion of the Pleurodeles waltl isolate 20211129_DDA chromosome 12, aPleWal1.hap1.20221129, whole genome shotgun sequence genome encodes:
- the PDP2 gene encoding pyruvate dehydrogenase [acetyl-transferring]-phosphatase 2, mitochondrial — translated: MSRTVSGWIINSVRNCVTLPGKRHWHAKCISSKKPVRWKSTFYRGPFVPFLVQCAPDKNVLLIKKSFRHTSAEEQINLSFSPSYINHVLRANELSHKIPDFDGKNANSVLKFESNQLAANTPSEDRRSAATCLQTKGLMFGVFDGHAGFACAQSISERLFYYIAVSLMSQHVLEEIEFAMEHMKPVLPILQWHKHRNDYLYRGLASLYIDHLRVYWQELIDLDNQAGLSVQEALAFAFKRLDQDISLEVQVPFENEALRNRALQIAFSGATACVAHIDNIHLHVANAGDCRAVLGFENDDGTVSALPLTLDHNSLNEAELLRLHGEHPKSEEETIILNNRLLGILMPLRAFGDVRFKWSKELQKSVLENACDIEALNIYQYTPPNYYTPPYLTAEPEITYHKLRPQDKFLIIASDGLWDMLDNEIVVRLVAEHNSGAHFQTPELTADKFSLGHMHSLLLKRRAKGLHPPDQNVATHLIRHAIGTNEYGEIDQERLAVMLSLPDDLARMYRDDITVTVIYFNSDAIEKHYRNN